GCGAGCCGTAATCCTCGCGCGAATAGACGATGTCTCGTGCGGAGGCTAGGCTCTCGTTCGCCTTGGTGAAGACGGCGAGCGCGCGGCCGCGATCGCCCAAAAGCGCCAGGGCGGCGGCCAATTGCGCACGGGCCAAGGGGCTGTCGAACTTATCGAGCTGCGTATCGGCAAGATAACGCAGATCGCCCATCACCGGCCGCCCGTTGCGCGCCAGCACATAGGCTGCATAGGCGATCGAGGCGCTTTGACCGGCTTCGATCGTCGTCGCATTGGCAACGTGATTGCGCAGCTTTTCGAGTGCGAGATCGAAGGCCTTTTGCGGTACCGCGAAGTTGTTTTCCCGCGCCCGCGTCAGGAAGTCGGTGACATAGGCGTTGAGCCACATGTCTTCGGCGCTATCGGCCGACCAAAGGCCGAAGGCGCCGGTCGAATCCTGCCGCGCCAATTCGCGCTGGATGGCGTCGCGGATGCGCTCATCTATGCTGGTGTCGAGCGCCAGCGCCGCGGCGCTCGCGATCTTATTGACATAGAGGAGCGGCATGGCGCGGCTGACCGTCTGTTCCGAACAGCCGTAAGGATAGCGGTCGAGTTCCTGCAACAGCGCCGGCACGTCGAGCCCCGCGAAAGGCGAGACCGAGACGGAGATCGCGCCGGTGCCGGGCACCACATCGGCGACGAGATCATCGCTGATCTTGAGGCTCGCGCCCGAAGCCAATGTCCGGACCTCGCGGCGATAGAGCCGCGACGAGCCGGGCTCCAGATTGAAGGCAAGGGTCTGCGGCGCGTCGAGGCCGGGGCCCGTCAGCCTCACATCGACGGAGGCCTCGCCGACGCCCGCCGCCGTCACCGGGATCGCGACGGAGGCCCGCGCACCCGCGTCGAGCTTGATGGTCTTGTGCAAAGAATCGGCGGCGATCGTCAGCGGTCCATGCAGATCGAGATCGAGCGTGTAATCGCCTGGCTTGCCTTCGACATTGTCGAGCTGCAGATGGAACTGCGAGCGGTCGCCGAGCGCGAGGAAGCGCGGCACGGTCGCCTGCATCACGACATTATCGCGGACGATCACATCCATGCTGGCATTGCCGACCTTGCCCTTCGACCAGGCGGCGGCCATCAACCGAACCGATCCGTTGAAGGCTGGCAGATCGAAGGTGATCTGCGCCTTGCCGTCGGCCCCGACCTTGACGACGCCGGAATAGCGCGCCAACGGCTCCTGCGTGGGGCGATTGCCTTCCATCGCGCCCGCGCCGTCGCCGCCGGAGCGGATGGCGCCGCGCGTGCCTTGCATGCCGTCGATCAGAAGTCCGTAAAGATCGCGGATCTCCGCGGACAATTGCTTCTGGCCGTCGAAATAGGCGTAAGGGTCCGGCGTCTCGTAATGGGTGAGATTCAATATGCCGATATCGACGGCGGCGAGAGTCACATAAGCCTCTTCGCCGGATGCGAGACCCTTGAGTTCGATGGGAATGGTTAGAGGCCCGCGCGGCGTCACCTTTTCGGGAGCTGCGAGCGTCACACCGATCTTATGTCCCTCCTCGTCGAGGCCGAACCAGGCTAGCCCAAGCGCACGGCCCGGCATGCGGTTTGCAGCCTTGTCGAGCGGGCGATGCGCCAGCGCCACGACATAGGCGCCGGTTCCCCAATCCTTGCCGACGGGGATCGTCGCGTGATTGTCGCCGGTCTGAAGATCGAATGTGGTCAGATATTCGAGCTTCTCGCTGAGGATCGCGACCGTCGCCTTGCCGGCGAAGCGCGAGGCGATATTGAGCTTCAAATCTTCGCCCGGCTTATAATTTGTCTTGTCGATCGTGACGTCGAGAAGATCGGGCGTATCGGCCGAGGCATCGCCCGACCAGCCAACGTAAAAGCTCACGCTCGTTGGCGCATCCGTGCCCGCGTCGCTTGCGACATCGAGCCTATATTGGCCGAGCGCGACGGGCGATGAAATCTTCGCCGCCGCATCGGTTGCGAGATCGATCTTGCCTTGTGCGACGCGCTTCGAGGATTTGACCCGCTCGAAGCCCCAGCGGCCGTCCTGATTATACCATTGATAATCATTGTTGACCTTATAGAGCGACCAGGTAACGCCTTTGCGCATGGCGCGATGACCGTCGGCGCCGACGGCGATCACGTCGAATGTCGCGATCGCACCTTCGCCGAGGCTGTCGAAATTCTTTTTAACGCCGATCAACCCGCCTTTCGGCAGAATCGGCAGGGTGAGCACGCGCTCGACCGCGCGGCCTCCTGGCTCGCCGGCGCGCAGAATGATCTTGGCTTCGAGCGGCCGCGAGGCCGTGACGTCTGGGATCGGCACGGATAATTTGGCATTGCCCTTGGCATCCGTCGTCGCCGGCTCTTCGATATCGTTGTTCACATTCTCGAAGGTCTCGTCGGCGAGCCCGACCTCATAGCCTTTCAAGGCCGGCAGTCCCGACGTATCCGTCGCGTGAACCTGCACCTCGCCGGAAATTTCGAGATTGGCGCCGGGCGCGCCGTAGAGGTAGCGGGTTTGCGCCGCGATCTCGACCGGCTCGTTCGCGCGCACGGCTTCGGCCGCGGCGGTCACCGTGAAATCGAGGCGCTCGGGCACGTAATCTTCGACAAGGAAGCTCGTCTCGCCGATCGCCTGCTGCTTCGGGTCGGCATAGACATTGATATGCCAGGTGCCGGTCGAGGCATCCGACAACAGCGCCAGCGCATAGCTGCGCCCGCCCGCGCCCTGATCTTCGACCTGCGTGCGTCTATATTCGACGCCGTCCGGCCGCTTGACGACGAAGGTCAAAGGCAGGCCCGTCGCGGCGACGCCCTTGGCATCGCGCAGCAGCATGGTGGTGTAAACCGTTTCGCCGGCGCGATAGACGCCGCGTTCGGTGAAAACCTCTGCGTCGAGAGCGCTTGGCGCGACGCGGCCCTTGACTCCGCGATCGGTCAGATCGAACGGCGTCTGGCCCAGATCGAGAAACCCGTAATCGCCTTTGCCGTCCTGCGCGACGACGAGGTTCGGCGCAAGGCCGCCGGTGCCGCGCGACAGACCCGGGTCGAAGCGCACATGGCCGTCGCCGCCGGTCGATTTGGTGGCGAGCACTTCATTGTTGCGGGCAATCAGCCGCAACTCGATCTGATCGAGCGGCGCGGCACTCGCGAGCGAGCGCACGAAGACATGCACGCCGTCCGTGCCGCTGAAAGCGGTCAGGCCGAGATCGGAAACGACGAACCATTGCGTCGCGGTAGAGCCGCCGCCGACCTCATCGTCATCGCTGGCGATCGGCTGCCCGTCGGCGGGCTTCGCCGCCATGATATAAATGCCGGGTTCGAGCTTGCCGACGGCTTCGAGCACCGGAAACGCGGTCGTCACATCCTGGTTCAGCGCCGATTTCGTCTCGAGTGTGCCGGACCAGATCTTGACGCCGTCCTCGTCGATATAGCGCTTGATGCGATAGGAGGACATTTGTCCGAGGAAATCGTCGGAGCGCACGGTTGGCAAAAGATTGCGGTCGCCGACGCGCAGCACATCGACTTGCACCTTCTGCGTATTGACGGAAACGACCGGAATGCCCTCTTGGCCGACGCGCGGCAAAACGTAATTCTTGCCGGTGAAATGAACCTGCGGCGAACGATCCCGCACGTAGATTTCATAATCCGCCGATTTCAAAAGATTTTCGCCGACGGCGGAAGGCAGCCCCTGGCGCAGCACGACGGCATAATGCTCGCCATGTTTCAGGCCTTCGACGCAAAGCTGCTGGTCTTCCGTCGTAATCGCGGCATTGGAGGCACCGGAGACCGCGATGTAAGGCGCGAAATCGACCTTGCCGCGTGCAAGCGGATCGGAGAACTGGAAACACGCGCGGGGCGCAGCGGATTCGTTGTCGACCTTATAATCGAGAATCCGGAAGCCGTATTTCTCGCGCTCTTGCTCATAGGTCTTGCGCACGCCGGGCAAGTCGACGAGATCGAGGCTGGCATGGTAGGCGTTCAGCGACGGCCGCCACAGTTCGCGCCGGGCATAGACTTCGCCAAGCCAGGCGAGCGCGGTTGCCTCATCTTGTTTCGTCGCGGCCCGCTGATAGGCGATATAGGCCGCCGTCGTCGCATTCAGGCTCCAAGTGTAGGAATCGTTCATCCCGAGCAGGGCGTGCGAATAGGTGAGCCATGCTTGCCCATCCTTGACGTTCGGCACGAGGATCGCCGCATAGATTTTGCTGGCGGCCGTCCAGTCCTTGCGAGCG
The Methyloferula stellata AR4 DNA segment above includes these coding regions:
- a CDS encoding alpha-2-macroglobulin family protein, producing MRKLIFIYLMFALACFSSAAFFSNSAYAQKAFTNDDLASDAIRLEDQVKKDAGALAAKTPDQLRKDTQAAVARKDWTAASKIYAAILVPNVKDGQAWLTYSHALLGMNDSYTWSLNATTAAYIAYQRAATKQDEATALAWLGEVYARRELWRPSLNAYHASLDLVDLPGVRKTYEQEREKYGFRILDYKVDNESAAPRACFQFSDPLARGKVDFAPYIAVSGASNAAITTEDQQLCVEGLKHGEHYAVVLRQGLPSAVGENLLKSADYEIYVRDRSPQVHFTGKNYVLPRVGQEGIPVVSVNTQKVQVDVLRVGDRNLLPTVRSDDFLGQMSSYRIKRYIDEDGVKIWSGTLETKSALNQDVTTAFPVLEAVGKLEPGIYIMAAKPADGQPIASDDDEVGGGSTATQWFVVSDLGLTAFSGTDGVHVFVRSLASAAPLDQIELRLIARNNEVLATKSTGGDGHVRFDPGLSRGTGGLAPNLVVAQDGKGDYGFLDLGQTPFDLTDRGVKGRVAPSALDAEVFTERGVYRAGETVYTTMLLRDAKGVAATGLPLTFVVKRPDGVEYRRTQVEDQGAGGRSYALALLSDASTGTWHINVYADPKQQAIGETSFLVEDYVPERLDFTVTAAAEAVRANEPVEIAAQTRYLYGAPGANLEISGEVQVHATDTSGLPALKGYEVGLADETFENVNNDIEEPATTDAKGNAKLSVPIPDVTASRPLEAKIILRAGEPGGRAVERVLTLPILPKGGLIGVKKNFDSLGEGAIATFDVIAVGADGHRAMRKGVTWSLYKVNNDYQWYNQDGRWGFERVKSSKRVAQGKIDLATDAAAKISSPVALGQYRLDVASDAGTDAPTSVSFYVGWSGDASADTPDLLDVTIDKTNYKPGEDLKLNIASRFAGKATVAILSEKLEYLTTFDLQTGDNHATIPVGKDWGTGAYVVALAHRPLDKAANRMPGRALGLAWFGLDEEGHKIGVTLAAPEKVTPRGPLTIPIELKGLASGEEAYVTLAAVDIGILNLTHYETPDPYAYFDGQKQLSAEIRDLYGLLIDGMQGTRGAIRSGGDGAGAMEGNRPTQEPLARYSGVVKVGADGKAQITFDLPAFNGSVRLMAAAWSKGKVGNASMDVIVRDNVVMQATVPRFLALGDRSQFHLQLDNVEGKPGDYTLDLDLHGPLTIAADSLHKTIKLDAGARASVAIPVTAAGVGEASVDVRLTGPGLDAPQTLAFNLEPGSSRLYRREVRTLASGASLKISDDLVADVVPGTGAISVSVSPFAGLDVPALLQELDRYPYGCSEQTVSRAMPLLYVNKIASAAALALDTSIDERIRDAIQRELARQDSTGAFGLWSADSAEDMWLNAYVTDFLTRARENNFAVPQKAFDLALEKLRNHVANATTIEAGQSASIAYAAYVLARNGRPVMGDLRYLADTQLDKFDSPLARAQLAAALALLGDRGRALAVFTKANESLASARDIVYSREDYGSRLRDGAGLLALAVETGASEAAIHNASNIVEAARAASTYTSTQENAWMVLAAEALAKEADSMVLSIDGAPHKGSFYQTWKGNALDGKSVTIGNSGQAPVRLVLTTAGNPSSPEPAASQGYQVERAYYSLAGKKIDPATIKQNDRLVVTLKVTEMEAAYARLLLVDPLPAGLEIDNPDLFQGGSIEALSWLKKDVEPVHTEYRDDRFVAAFQRDGADKATFSVAYIVRAVTPGHYVLPPATIEDMYRPQRFGRTAFGSVDIAETK